Proteins encoded within one genomic window of Actinomycetes bacterium:
- a CDS encoding glycosyltransferase → MGVVVLNWNSAWFTRRCLRSLAAQDYPADRMRVVLADNGSVDGSREELAAWLARPGSPDVELIDNGSNLGFAEGCNRAIRHLLEPGVARVDHVALLNNDAWAEPGWLRALVEVMEAYDNCAAVSSRLLLEPGFAAVEVDSPPGRIELKGARVAAPDGTGSFDVLDRVRTDGFSDEGALEWPARRIWQLAAGSSGTVWLPAGPAQTASRVTVAEPGGPDVDFERSVGAGRTTLLNGLGTGINESGEGFDIGYAEPDPWAARPTPPDAAHSEVVDGFCGGSALLRVDALEQVGLFDPAFFAYYEDTDLSWRLRNAGWEVRTAPASVAHHAFGASGGGGSRWHLFLDRRNWLVTNFRNGDGRAVKRALGWLWRGAWRLFRVNIFGKARRGQRIQVEPFWTWKKAAIAASLRIPGARRQRRPGWSESDRVRGLFQPGGSPKAPEPWPGGPLVVYVDVGETIKAGYRAGIQRVVCALVTHLPAASNQLEVVPIRWNERNGGFRRVTAEEYESLLRAGGSPELPDEPPAVAGVKAALRSGLGRLGVLGAVRRRREQVFGKQQRELEDSLMLNRLEPGAVLLEVDAVWNELEVDRGALLADLRRSGVHVASFIHDLLPVENPDWFAPKLRRIFDPAALAQLRESELLVCASAATREQIQRVADDAGIQPSPVSVVPLATEDWNTTGRTETSGEGAVLPAGVRAGEFLLVVGTLEPRKNHALAIDVFDRLSGQFPDLQLVLAGRPGWGNDELISRIEGHPDRGGRLRWLDDVHDEELDALYRNARLVLVPSLSEGFGLPLAEALGRGVPVLASTGGALAELGGDAVEHLDPRDVDGWTAAVSRLLSDPEAHQRARSASEGFDGETWDSTAAAVADALLGRFRPGDA, encoded by the coding sequence GTGGGCGTCGTGGTCCTCAACTGGAACTCCGCGTGGTTCACGCGCCGTTGCCTACGCTCTCTCGCCGCCCAGGACTACCCGGCCGACCGGATGAGGGTCGTGCTGGCCGACAACGGTTCGGTCGACGGATCCCGCGAGGAGCTCGCGGCGTGGCTGGCCCGCCCTGGCTCGCCGGATGTGGAGCTGATTGACAACGGCTCCAACCTCGGGTTCGCCGAGGGGTGCAACCGGGCCATTCGCCACCTTCTGGAGCCAGGCGTCGCACGAGTCGACCACGTAGCACTGCTCAACAACGACGCTTGGGCCGAGCCGGGCTGGCTGCGCGCGCTGGTCGAGGTGATGGAGGCCTACGACAACTGCGCGGCGGTTTCGTCGCGCCTGCTTCTCGAGCCCGGGTTCGCTGCGGTGGAGGTCGACTCGCCGCCGGGCCGGATCGAGCTCAAGGGAGCCCGGGTTGCGGCTCCCGACGGCACTGGCTCGTTCGATGTACTCGACCGGGTGCGCACCGACGGGTTCTCCGACGAAGGCGCGCTCGAGTGGCCGGCTCGGCGAATCTGGCAGCTTGCAGCCGGCAGTTCCGGGACAGTCTGGCTGCCGGCAGGTCCGGCGCAGACCGCCTCCAGGGTCACCGTTGCCGAGCCCGGCGGACCCGATGTCGACTTCGAACGCTCGGTTGGCGCGGGGCGCACCACGCTGCTCAACGGCTTGGGCACCGGCATCAACGAGTCGGGTGAGGGGTTCGACATCGGCTACGCCGAGCCCGACCCCTGGGCCGCACGGCCGACGCCGCCCGACGCTGCGCACTCGGAAGTGGTTGACGGTTTCTGTGGTGGTTCGGCGCTCCTGCGGGTCGACGCACTGGAGCAGGTCGGCCTGTTCGACCCGGCGTTCTTCGCCTACTACGAGGACACCGATCTTTCGTGGCGACTGCGCAACGCCGGCTGGGAGGTGCGCACGGCGCCCGCATCGGTCGCCCACCACGCGTTCGGTGCATCCGGCGGGGGAGGATCTCGCTGGCACCTGTTCCTCGACCGGCGCAACTGGTTGGTCACCAACTTCCGCAACGGCGACGGGCGCGCAGTCAAGCGTGCGCTGGGCTGGCTGTGGCGGGGGGCGTGGCGGCTGTTCCGGGTCAACATCTTCGGCAAGGCACGACGAGGGCAGCGCATCCAGGTGGAGCCGTTCTGGACCTGGAAGAAAGCAGCCATTGCCGCGTCGTTGCGTATCCCCGGCGCACGACGCCAACGACGGCCGGGTTGGAGCGAGAGCGACCGGGTGCGTGGCCTGTTCCAGCCGGGCGGCTCCCCGAAGGCACCGGAGCCGTGGCCCGGCGGGCCCCTGGTCGTCTACGTCGACGTGGGCGAGACCATCAAGGCCGGCTACCGCGCCGGCATCCAGCGCGTCGTATGCGCGCTGGTGACTCACCTTCCGGCAGCGAGCAACCAGCTCGAGGTTGTGCCCATCCGCTGGAACGAGCGCAACGGCGGGTTCCGTCGCGTCACGGCGGAGGAGTACGAGTCATTGTTGCGCGCCGGAGGAAGCCCTGAGTTGCCCGACGAACCGCCCGCCGTTGCGGGGGTCAAGGCCGCCTTGCGGTCGGGGCTTGGGCGACTCGGAGTCCTGGGCGCGGTCCGGCGGCGCCGCGAGCAGGTCTTCGGAAAGCAGCAGCGTGAGCTCGAGGACTCGCTGATGCTCAACCGCCTCGAGCCGGGAGCGGTGCTGCTGGAGGTCGACGCTGTGTGGAACGAGCTCGAGGTCGACCGCGGGGCGCTGCTTGCGGACCTGCGCCGGTCCGGGGTGCATGTCGCGTCGTTCATCCACGACCTGTTGCCGGTGGAGAACCCCGACTGGTTCGCGCCCAAGCTGCGCAGAATCTTCGACCCGGCGGCCCTTGCCCAGCTCCGTGAGTCCGAGTTGTTGGTCTGTGCCTCGGCCGCCACCCGCGAGCAGATCCAGCGGGTCGCGGACGACGCCGGCATCCAACCGTCACCGGTGTCGGTGGTGCCGCTCGCCACCGAAGACTGGAACACCACGGGTCGGACGGAGACGAGTGGCGAGGGGGCCGTGTTGCCGGCTGGTGTGCGGGCCGGCGAGTTCCTGTTGGTCGTTGGCACCCTCGAGCCGCGCAAGAACCACGCGCTCGCCATCGACGTGTTCGACCGCCTCTCCGGACAGTTCCCCGACCTGCAGCTCGTGCTTGCGGGCAGGCCAGGTTGGGGCAACGACGAACTCATCAGCCGAATCGAGGGCCACCCCGACCGTGGCGGTCGGTTGCGCTGGCTCGACGACGTGCACGATGAGGAACTCGACGCGCTCTACCGCAACGCACGGCTCGTGCTCGTGCCCAGCTTGTCGGAGGGGTTCGGCCTGCCGCTCGCCGAGGCCCTCGGCAGGGGAGTACCGGTGCTCGCCTCCACGGGCGGTGCGCTGGCGGAGCTGGGTGGCGACGCCGTGGAGCACCTCGACCCCCGCGACGTCGATGGCTGGACCGCGGCGGTGTCGCGACTGTTGTCGGACCCCGAAGCGCACCAGAGGGCACGTAGTGCCTCGGAGGGATTCGACGGCGAGACCTGGGACAGCACTGCAGCGGCCGTGGCGGACGCCCTGCTCGGCAGGTTCCGCCCGGGCGACGCCTGA
- a CDS encoding nucleotidyl transferase AbiEii/AbiGii toxin family protein, with protein sequence MNDTPHNAPATVVLTGRPGGTTHLAVEALATLPQEFVLIGGLAVLCRVGVPHRATVDLDTLARNLEGFHPELQHLALSSSGGGQYVMPGRLDLDVIDVATESAEDVIADLSAQGELSDLELNVIAHTWAHDTATDVAIAVVDEDGSPLIGRVDRLVASTAGLVAMKATTVPLRASSKPEKKASDLYDLARLLVGAVGAAEVNTAPDELRDFVLDALHRHFVDDRGRDRTYREIRRFDEVAIDMDEVAGSVEDLAT encoded by the coding sequence ATGAACGACACACCCCACAACGCCCCGGCGACCGTGGTGCTCACAGGCCGCCCGGGGGGAACCACACACCTGGCGGTCGAGGCCCTCGCAACCCTGCCCCAGGAGTTCGTTCTCATCGGTGGGCTGGCCGTCCTCTGCCGCGTCGGGGTCCCGCACAGGGCGACTGTCGATCTGGACACGCTCGCCCGCAACCTCGAGGGATTCCATCCGGAACTCCAGCATCTGGCGCTGTCATCCAGCGGCGGTGGCCAGTACGTGATGCCGGGTCGCCTGGACCTGGACGTGATCGATGTCGCCACCGAAAGCGCCGAGGACGTGATTGCAGACCTGTCCGCACAGGGCGAGCTGAGCGACCTCGAGCTGAACGTGATCGCCCACACCTGGGCACATGACACCGCCACCGACGTGGCGATCGCGGTGGTCGACGAAGATGGCTCACCGCTCATCGGGCGGGTCGACCGGCTCGTGGCGAGTACGGCGGGCCTGGTCGCCATGAAGGCAACGACCGTGCCCTTGCGGGCGTCTTCCAAGCCCGAGAAGAAGGCGAGCGACCTGTATGACCTGGCGAGGTTGCTGGTGGGAGCAGTTGGCGCCGCCGAGGTCAACACTGCGCCTGACGAGTTGCGCGACTTCGTGCTCGACGCGCTGCATCGTCACTTCGTAGATGACCGGGGCCGCGATCGCACCTACCGCGAGATCCGCCGGTTCGACGAGGTCGCAATCGACATGGACGAGGTCGCCGGTTCGGTGGAAGACCTGGCCACCTGA
- the moeB gene encoding molybdopterin-synthase adenylyltransferase MoeB — translation MPSFRDLLNAAKSEIREVEPVEAEGLVDAGAILLDVREADEFEQGAVPGSVFLPRGHLESQVEGKLSDKSTQVVVMCAGGVRSAFAARTLAELGYDDVVSMIGGFNRWKDEGRDWRVPEVLTPEQRNRYHRHLLLPEVSEEGQQKLLGAKVLLLGAGGLGSPAALYLAAAGVGTLGIVDMDVVDDSNLQRQILHNVDRVGDRKVDSAKKTLTLLNPDVNVITFDVRLDASNMEDIVSQFDIVVDGADNFPVRYMLNDASVKLGVPVVHGSIFRFEGHITVFDPRNGPTYRDMLPEPPPPELAPSCAEAGVLGVLPGIVGSIQALEAIKLILGLGDTLVGRYLTFDAQDMEFREFKIRKDPANEITWENRDRVQVVPLDGHCMPAPLAAAD, via the coding sequence ATGCCCAGTTTCCGTGACCTTCTGAATGCAGCCAAGTCCGAGATCCGCGAGGTCGAACCCGTTGAGGCCGAGGGTCTCGTCGACGCCGGCGCCATCCTGCTCGACGTCCGCGAGGCCGACGAGTTCGAACAGGGCGCAGTGCCCGGCTCGGTCTTCCTGCCGCGCGGCCACCTCGAGAGCCAGGTGGAGGGCAAGCTGTCCGACAAGTCCACCCAGGTGGTCGTGATGTGCGCCGGCGGGGTGCGCTCCGCGTTCGCCGCCCGCACCCTGGCCGAACTCGGCTACGACGACGTGGTATCGATGATCGGCGGCTTCAACCGCTGGAAGGACGAGGGCCGCGACTGGCGGGTGCCCGAGGTGCTCACCCCCGAACAGCGCAACCGCTACCACCGCCACCTCCTGCTGCCCGAGGTGAGCGAGGAAGGCCAGCAGAAGCTGCTCGGCGCCAAGGTTCTCCTGCTCGGCGCCGGCGGCCTCGGATCACCGGCTGCGCTCTACCTCGCTGCGGCAGGTGTGGGCACCCTCGGCATCGTCGACATGGACGTGGTCGACGACTCCAATCTGCAGCGCCAGATCCTGCACAACGTGGACCGCGTGGGTGACCGCAAGGTCGACTCGGCCAAGAAGACCCTCACGTTGCTCAACCCCGACGTGAACGTGATCACCTTCGACGTGCGCCTCGATGCCTCCAACATGGAGGACATCGTGAGCCAGTTCGACATCGTGGTCGACGGCGCCGACAACTTCCCGGTGCGCTACATGCTCAATGACGCCTCGGTGAAGCTGGGCGTGCCTGTGGTACATGGCTCGATCTTCCGCTTCGAGGGCCACATCACGGTGTTCGATCCCCGCAACGGACCCACCTACCGGGACATGCTGCCGGAGCCCCCGCCGCCGGAACTCGCCCCGAGCTGCGCCGAGGCCGGCGTGCTGGGTGTGCTGCCCGGCATCGTCGGGTCCATCCAGGCGCTGGAGGCGATCAAGTTGATCCTCGGGCTCGGCGACACGCTCGTGGGGCGCTACCTGACCTTCGACGCACAGGACATGGAGTTCCGCGAGTTCAAGATCCGCAAGGATCCTGCCAACGAGATCACGTGGGAGAACCGCGACCGCGTCCAGGTCGTGCCGCTCGACGGCCACTGCATGCCCGCACCGCTGGCAGCTGCCGACTGA